The nucleotide sequence AGCGGACGCTGGTGGTGCGCTTCGGGCGCCGGTTTGCCGTCTGGCAGTATGCCGGGTCGCACCTCGTGGCGCTCTTGTGTCCGGTGGCGTTGCTGGTGACGGGGGGCTACCGCTGGCCGATTTTGCTGCCGCTGCTGCTGACGCCGCAGGCGATGGCGCTGACGCACCGGCTGGCGCGCTCGAGTGAACCGGCGGAGCAGATCGCGTTGCTCGGGCGGACGGCTCTGTATCTGGCGGCGTTCGGGGTGTTGCTGAGCGTGGGCGTGGTCGCGGGGAGGTAGACCGCGCGGCGGGCTGCAGCGTGAGGTCCGGCCCTTGGGTCGGGCGACGGGCGCAAAAAAGGCGGGGTTCGGCGACCCCGCCCTACAATGGTCAGATTCAGACTGACGTCAGATCTTGCCGGCGAGCTTCGATTTGAGGGAGGTCTTGTCCATCATGCCGACGTACTGGTCGGCGACCTGGCCGCTCTTGAAGAGGAGCATGGTCGGGATGGCGCGGACGCCGTACTGGGCGGCGAGCTCGCCGTTGTCGTCGACGTTGACCTTGGCGATCTTCAGCTTGCCGTCGAGTTCGGTGGCGAGCTCGTCGAGGATCGGGGCGATGGCCTTGCAGGGCCCGCACCACGGCGCCCAGAAATCCACGAGAGTGGGCGTCGCGCCAGCGACGGCGGCGGCGAAATTGGCGGTGTCGAGGTGGGCGATTTTGTCGGACATGGGGATGAGTTAAGTTGTTGGGGCGGGAAAGGCAAGCCGGGCGCGGAAGATGATGGGGGAGGCTGAGGGAAAGAGGTCGGGTCGTGCTACCCCTCAGCGCGGGGTGGACTTGTGGATGATCTCGGCGAGTTCCTGGGGCTCGACGGCGTGCAGGTGCTTGCCGCGGGTTTTCAGGGTCTCGAAAGTCTTGATCACGGTCTCGGTCATCCGGCCGTGGGTTTCCTCGGAGCCGCCGACGATGGTGAACTCCTCGGCCCGGGTCAGGCGCTTGTGGCCATCCGCATGGTCAAGACCCACGCCCAGGAGGTGGGCGGACTTGGGTTTACGGCGTCGGGGAGCTTTCTTC is from Lacunisphaera limnophila and encodes:
- the trxA gene encoding thioredoxin, with the protein product MSDKIAHLDTANFAAAVAGATPTLVDFWAPWCGPCKAIAPILDELATELDGKLKIAKVNVDDNGELAAQYGVRAIPTMLLFKSGQVADQYVGMMDKTSLKSKLAGKI